A single Polyangiaceae bacterium DNA region contains:
- a CDS encoding lipase maturation factor family protein: protein MSSHEDDESLDPEQAPNSADEGESPTDDPGDSDERDTDELDSDESASDEPDSDEPDSDELDSDESDSDESDSGQHEAAGPSTSKAGPADGEPPDAGVPLWRRFGRGLAERYATVDPRSLGLFRWLLGALLLIDLLRRYPDLVDHFTNEGWLPNHFAIFRPMSNHLWSLYHAFSTPGEVKVLFWIHAAIYFCLWIGWRTRLMHVLSAVLLCSISSRSILMENGGYVVLILLTVWSMFLPLGRRFSLDSLLDSLRQRRESSVEALNDRSSPTLETKPVVNLAATALLLQWAVIYYFNAVHKNGPPWKDGTAVYYFLQQDRMISPFGGWIRHHLPLWAIKGMSWSALAIEYALPALILTPLFFRRARLLAWALILALHLGIDSMVQLGPFSWAMMVMMSIFVHADYWTSLAARQRKKRNPRRVLLDSDNGLALSLGRLIKRFDGQGLVTFVRSPGYAQGFGVLEEERSDSAAQSGVAGLRSLTHALSAPRFVWFCLYVPGLSHLVDSWLSRAMTNREAVAKRLGVASLPTLPDEIAPPESAARRAVQRTGFWLTQLVVAYLMVAAVSQVLIENRAIPDQFKPKHRPEWLEATIIYPRMFQGWSMFAPQPPNDDGVIVVDAITQDGRHIDPLTGKAPSFEMNPETGYHLNQIWCDWMRRMSEGRFRAYLPGVKDYLLKYHERTGNPNDRIVAFEMWSLHERVPPPGAPRQPPTRNRLVSHGVLKDPLAWPWPEQTRTPPKAPPIKRGRAMDKPAPMRPLPSSPALRPGGPLFSKPNGPPKAP from the coding sequence GTGAGCTCGCACGAAGACGACGAAAGCCTCGACCCGGAGCAGGCGCCGAACTCGGCTGACGAGGGTGAAAGCCCGACCGACGATCCTGGCGACTCCGATGAGCGTGACACGGATGAGCTCGACTCGGATGAGAGCGCCTCGGACGAGCCCGACTCGGATGAGCCCGACTCGGATGAGCTCGACTCGGATGAGAGCGACTCGGATGAGAGCGACTCAGGGCAGCACGAGGCTGCCGGGCCCTCCACCAGCAAGGCGGGGCCGGCTGATGGCGAACCACCCGACGCGGGGGTGCCGCTATGGCGCCGCTTCGGGCGTGGGCTAGCGGAGCGCTACGCCACCGTCGACCCCCGGTCGCTGGGGCTGTTCCGCTGGCTCCTTGGAGCGCTCCTGCTGATCGACTTGCTGCGTCGCTATCCCGACTTGGTCGACCACTTCACGAACGAGGGTTGGCTCCCGAACCACTTCGCCATCTTTCGCCCCATGAGCAACCACCTGTGGTCGCTCTACCATGCGTTCAGCACACCGGGCGAGGTGAAGGTGCTGTTCTGGATCCACGCGGCAATCTACTTCTGCCTGTGGATTGGCTGGCGCACGCGACTCATGCATGTGCTGTCCGCAGTGTTGCTCTGCAGCATCAGCAGTCGCAGCATCCTGATGGAAAACGGCGGCTACGTCGTGCTCATCCTGCTCACCGTGTGGAGCATGTTCCTGCCGCTCGGTCGGCGCTTCTCGCTGGATTCCCTGCTCGATTCCTTGAGGCAACGTCGCGAATCCAGTGTGGAGGCGTTGAACGACCGTTCGAGTCCCACGCTCGAGACGAAGCCAGTCGTCAACTTGGCTGCCACCGCGCTGCTTCTGCAGTGGGCGGTCATCTACTACTTCAACGCGGTCCACAAAAACGGGCCACCTTGGAAAGACGGTACTGCGGTCTACTACTTCCTGCAGCAGGACCGCATGATCTCGCCCTTCGGGGGCTGGATCCGCCATCACCTTCCACTTTGGGCGATCAAGGGCATGAGCTGGAGCGCGCTAGCGATCGAGTATGCCTTGCCCGCTCTCATCCTCACACCACTGTTCTTCCGACGCGCCCGGCTGTTGGCGTGGGCGCTGATTTTAGCGTTGCACCTGGGTATCGACTCGATGGTGCAGCTGGGACCGTTCTCCTGGGCGATGATGGTCATGATGTCGATCTTCGTCCACGCGGACTACTGGACGAGTCTTGCCGCGCGGCAGCGGAAGAAGCGGAACCCTCGCCGTGTGCTACTCGACTCTGACAATGGGCTTGCGCTTTCTTTGGGTCGCTTGATCAAGCGTTTCGATGGCCAAGGCTTGGTGACTTTCGTCCGCTCGCCCGGCTACGCACAGGGCTTTGGCGTGCTGGAAGAAGAGCGGAGCGACTCAGCCGCCCAGAGCGGAGTCGCTGGACTCCGCTCCTTGACCCACGCATTGAGCGCTCCACGCTTCGTGTGGTTTTGCCTGTACGTACCTGGCCTGAGTCACCTGGTGGACTCCTGGCTCTCCCGAGCCATGACGAATCGTGAGGCGGTCGCCAAGCGATTGGGCGTCGCCTCACTGCCGACTCTACCTGACGAGATCGCTCCGCCAGAGAGCGCCGCACGGCGCGCCGTCCAGCGCACTGGGTTCTGGCTGACTCAGCTCGTGGTGGCGTACTTGATGGTGGCCGCGGTGAGCCAAGTACTCATCGAGAACCGCGCAATACCAGACCAGTTCAAGCCCAAGCACCGACCGGAGTGGCTGGAGGCCACGATCATCTATCCGCGCATGTTTCAGGGGTGGTCGATGTTCGCGCCGCAGCCACCGAACGACGACGGTGTGATCGTCGTCGACGCCATCACTCAGGACGGTCGCCATATCGACCCGCTCACGGGTAAGGCGCCTAGCTTCGAAATGAATCCAGAAACCGGGTACCACCTGAACCAGATTTGGTGTGACTGGATGCGGCGTATGTCTGAAGGGCGTTTCCGCGCGTATCTACCTGGGGTGAAGGACTACCTGCTCAAGTATCACGAGCGCACGGGCAACCCGAACGATCGCATCGTCGCGTTCGAGATGTGGTCGCTGCACGAGCGCGTGCCTCCTCCCGGCGCGCCGCGCCAACCCCCGACTCGCAATCGCCTGGTCAGCCACGGAGTGCTCAAGGACCCCCTGGCTTGGCCTTGGCCGGAGCAGACCCGTACGCCTCCGAAAGCGCCGCCAATCAAGCGAGGACGCGCCATGGACAAGCCCGCGCCGATGCGCCCGCTCCCGTCATCCCCAGCACTTCGGCCCGGCGGGCCGCTGTTTTCGAAGCCCAACGGTCCACCCAAAGCGCCCTGA
- a CDS encoding NAD(P)-dependent glycerol-3-phosphate dehydrogenase — translation MTESLKVGVIGAGSWGTTLAKISAENGHPTLLWARREEQANRIAEERCNTEYLPNIDLPLNLETTADLERIAQFSDLLVLVVPSHGLRGIARQLGEFVDGSQCLVHATKGLEQGTHRRMSEVIREETCLRKIGVIAGPNLARELAQSGPAGTLVASHYDEVFRKGHAAFGNHYFRVYWGHDVVGAEVGGAFKNVVALAAGVLSGLGYGENSRSLLMTRGLSEMARLGTAMGGSLVTFGGMAGIGDLIATCSSSLSRNFQVGSRLAAGDTLPQIQADMKMVAEGVKTSLAVREFAEQHHIDLPIAGAIHRLLHEGGSVPELLADLMAIPTGAEFAELAR, via the coding sequence ATGACCGAGAGTCTGAAGGTTGGGGTGATCGGTGCTGGCAGCTGGGGGACCACCCTGGCGAAGATCAGCGCCGAGAACGGCCACCCCACTTTGCTCTGGGCGCGCCGCGAAGAACAGGCAAACCGCATCGCGGAGGAGCGCTGCAACACCGAGTACCTGCCCAACATCGATCTCCCGCTGAACCTGGAGACAACCGCGGACCTCGAGCGCATCGCGCAGTTTAGCGACTTGCTGGTGCTGGTCGTACCAAGCCACGGCCTGCGGGGAATCGCGCGCCAGCTCGGCGAGTTCGTCGACGGAAGCCAGTGTCTGGTCCACGCGACCAAGGGCCTCGAACAGGGGACGCACCGGCGCATGAGCGAGGTGATCCGCGAGGAAACTTGCCTGCGCAAGATCGGAGTCATCGCGGGACCGAACTTGGCGCGGGAGCTCGCGCAGAGCGGCCCCGCCGGCACGCTGGTGGCCAGCCACTACGACGAGGTCTTTCGCAAGGGGCACGCCGCGTTTGGCAATCACTACTTCCGCGTCTACTGGGGGCACGACGTGGTCGGAGCCGAAGTCGGAGGTGCTTTCAAGAACGTGGTCGCCCTCGCCGCCGGGGTACTGAGCGGCCTCGGATACGGGGAGAACTCCCGCTCCCTCTTGATGACTCGAGGCCTGAGCGAGATGGCGCGCCTGGGTACGGCCATGGGAGGCAGCCTCGTCACCTTCGGAGGCATGGCTGGCATCGGGGACCTGATCGCGACTTGCTCGTCGAGCCTAAGCCGGAACTTCCAAGTCGGGTCGCGGCTGGCCGCGGGGGACACTCTCCCCCAAATCCAGGCGGATATGAAGATGGTCGCCGAGGGAGTGAAGACTTCCCTCGCCGTGCGCGAGTTCGCAGAGCAGCACCATATCGACCTGCCCATCGCGGGCGCGATTCATCGCCTGCTACATGAAGGCGGCAGTGTCCCCGAGCTGTTGGCGGACTTGATGGCTATCCCAACGGGGGCCGAGTTCGCCGAACTGGCCCGCTAG
- a CDS encoding 1-acyl-sn-glycerol-3-phosphate acyltransferase, producing the protein MIHAGLVTCEAGLPTIADAFLGRVDRSVCDARIDRWSRRLVDAARISIEVRGKQHMLGDETFVVISNHQSHYDIPVLFQCYDKPIRMVAKQELFRIPVMGSAMRAAGFPALDRKRTERAIATLSATTAALRSGMSIWIAPEGTRSPDGCLGAFKKGGFRMAIDAGVRILPVTIDGTRRTLVAKGRSVTEGQTVRVTFSEPVDTSAVDREHLTQLIQRVRAAISQHLPA; encoded by the coding sequence ATGATCCACGCTGGACTCGTGACCTGCGAAGCCGGCCTGCCCACGATTGCGGACGCCTTTCTGGGGCGCGTCGACAGATCCGTTTGCGACGCACGCATCGACCGCTGGTCCCGCAGACTGGTGGATGCCGCACGGATAAGTATCGAAGTGCGCGGCAAGCAGCACATGCTGGGCGACGAGACGTTCGTCGTGATCAGCAATCACCAGTCCCACTATGACATCCCGGTGCTGTTTCAGTGCTACGACAAGCCGATTCGCATGGTTGCGAAGCAGGAGCTGTTTCGCATTCCTGTCATGGGCAGCGCGATGCGGGCAGCGGGGTTTCCAGCGTTGGACCGCAAGCGGACGGAGCGAGCGATTGCCACGTTGAGCGCCACCACGGCGGCGTTGCGCTCAGGGATGAGCATCTGGATTGCCCCGGAGGGAACGCGAAGCCCTGACGGCTGTCTGGGAGCGTTCAAGAAGGGAGGATTCCGCATGGCCATCGACGCCGGCGTCCGGATCCTTCCGGTGACGATCGATGGCACGCGCCGCACTTTGGTGGCAAAGGGAAGGTCTGTAACGGAGGGTCAGACAGTCCGTGTGACCTTCAGCGAGCCGGTTGACACATCCGCTGTCGATCGCGAACACCTTACGCAGCTGATTCAACGAGTGCGTGCGGCCATCTCGCAGCACCTCCCCGCTTGA
- a CDS encoding glutamate synthase subunit beta produces MGKVTGFMEYRRQSADKRPTSERVKDYREFELPVVGQELQEQAARCMDCGVPFCNTGCPLGNLIPDWNDHVFTNQPERASLALHATNNFPEFTGRVCPAPCEAACVLGINDDPVSIKLIERSIADRAWNEELVQPEPASHRTGKKVAVVGSGPAGLAAAQQLARAGHDVTLFERDDRLGGLLTYGIPDFKLEKWLVQRRVEQMTAEGVTFKTGVNVGRDVTGAELKEQFDAICLCHGSRKPRDLPVPGRELAGIHFAMDFLEQQNRRVAGTPIPGEDILATGKHVVVLGGGDTGSDCIGTSHRQGAASVTSFEIMPRPPDEAASSTPWPLWPLKLRTSSSHEEGGERDWAVSTESFVGDESGNVKALKCVRVRFQNGRFEPVADSQFEVKADLVLLAMGFVHPEHGGVLDQLGVELNQRGNVQVDGQMMTNVAGVFSAGDMQRGQSLVVWAIADGRRAAQAIDRYLSGETALTQPGRAGRLR; encoded by the coding sequence ATGGGCAAGGTAACCGGTTTCATGGAGTATCGGCGGCAATCAGCCGATAAGCGCCCCACCAGTGAGCGCGTGAAGGACTACCGCGAGTTCGAGCTACCCGTGGTGGGACAGGAGCTGCAAGAGCAGGCCGCGCGCTGCATGGACTGTGGCGTGCCGTTCTGCAACACAGGGTGTCCGCTGGGCAACCTGATCCCCGACTGGAACGATCACGTCTTCACCAACCAGCCGGAGCGCGCGAGCCTGGCGCTGCACGCAACCAACAACTTCCCCGAGTTCACGGGGCGGGTGTGCCCGGCGCCCTGCGAGGCTGCTTGCGTGCTCGGCATCAACGATGACCCGGTGAGTATCAAGCTGATTGAGCGCTCAATCGCTGATCGAGCCTGGAACGAAGAACTTGTCCAGCCGGAACCTGCCAGCCACCGCACCGGAAAGAAGGTGGCAGTCGTGGGCTCTGGCCCAGCGGGCCTAGCGGCAGCCCAACAGCTCGCTCGCGCGGGTCACGATGTGACGTTGTTCGAGCGGGACGATCGTCTCGGCGGCCTGCTCACTTACGGCATACCGGACTTCAAGCTCGAGAAATGGCTCGTCCAGCGACGGGTGGAGCAGATGACGGCCGAAGGGGTGACCTTCAAGACGGGGGTAAACGTCGGGCGCGACGTCACTGGCGCTGAGCTCAAGGAGCAGTTCGACGCGATCTGCCTCTGTCACGGCTCCCGCAAGCCACGAGATCTGCCGGTGCCAGGCCGCGAACTCGCCGGCATCCACTTCGCGATGGATTTCCTCGAGCAGCAGAACCGTCGAGTCGCCGGCACACCGATCCCCGGCGAAGACATTCTTGCCACAGGGAAACACGTGGTGGTACTCGGCGGCGGCGATACGGGCTCTGACTGCATCGGGACCTCGCACCGCCAGGGCGCGGCGAGCGTGACCAGCTTCGAGATCATGCCCCGCCCCCCAGACGAAGCGGCGAGCAGCACGCCTTGGCCGCTGTGGCCGCTGAAGCTACGCACCAGCAGCTCCCACGAGGAAGGCGGAGAGCGCGACTGGGCGGTATCGACGGAGTCCTTCGTTGGCGATGAATCCGGGAACGTGAAGGCGCTCAAATGCGTGCGCGTCCGCTTCCAGAACGGTCGCTTCGAGCCAGTGGCCGATTCACAATTCGAGGTGAAGGCTGACCTCGTGTTGCTCGCGATGGGCTTCGTGCATCCAGAGCACGGAGGAGTGCTCGACCAACTCGGTGTGGAGCTGAATCAACGCGGAAACGTTCAGGTAGACGGTCAGATGATGACCAACGTCGCCGGAGTGTTCTCCGCCGGAGACATGCAGCGTGGTCAAAGCCTCGTGGTGTGGGCCATCGCAGACGGCCGGCGCGCGGCTCAAGCCATCGACCGCTACCTGAGTGGTGAGACCGCCCTCACTCAACCGGGCCGCGCGGGTCGACTTCGTTAA
- a CDS encoding 1-acyl-sn-glycerol-3-phosphate acyltransferase → MRPEDRERIQLEVTSRVLERHMARSASGPDYLETLINDTIYHERRRLERDPPKGDEASFYAGLAKRLPKASQVELKQMLEEMLRRFVAEVVGNFDERVYRLSTSVVPTGLSLLLKASSAAGPRDLLSLDGISVVRDHIELQGEVDHVKRLLNKGTLMVVPTHSSHLDSIVLGYAAHLMELPPLLYGAGLNLFTNPLISFFMNNLGAYRVDRKKTAGIYKEVLKEYATVAMEMGYHNLFFPGGTRSRSGAVEGKLKKGLLGTAVTAYINNLKHERMRPNVYIVPCTISYDLVLEAETLIDDYLKEVGKSRYIIEDDEFSKPRRILNFMSEIASLDGRIAVTFGRPLDIVGNYVDQEGRSLDPRGRVVDTRSYVLKNGVPEHDHQRDQEYTQEIADAVVRGLRENNVVMSTNIVAFSLMRMLKQKNPGMDLYRLLRTGGSTPSFPHGDVVRETAATIELVQAAEQPRLADEVRSATALAVVDDALRHFESYHTHPVAERRGDRVFHEDRNLLLYYANRLSGYDLTRQASLRVDGGAQASAAEQGAAR, encoded by the coding sequence ATGAGGCCGGAAGACCGCGAACGCATTCAGCTCGAGGTAACGAGTCGGGTTCTGGAGCGCCACATGGCGCGCTCCGCCAGCGGGCCTGACTACCTAGAAACGCTGATCAACGACACCATCTACCACGAGCGCCGACGCCTCGAACGCGATCCCCCGAAGGGAGACGAGGCCAGCTTCTACGCTGGCCTCGCCAAGCGCCTGCCGAAGGCATCGCAGGTCGAGCTGAAGCAGATGCTCGAAGAGATGCTGCGGCGTTTCGTTGCGGAAGTGGTCGGCAACTTCGACGAACGCGTATACAGGCTCTCTACGAGCGTCGTACCAACCGGCCTCTCGTTGCTGCTCAAGGCGTCGAGCGCCGCTGGTCCGAGAGACCTTTTGTCCTTGGATGGCATCAGCGTCGTGCGCGACCACATCGAGCTGCAAGGTGAGGTCGACCACGTCAAGCGCTTGCTCAACAAGGGCACCCTCATGGTCGTGCCCACGCACTCCTCGCACCTCGACTCCATCGTGCTCGGCTACGCCGCACACCTGATGGAGCTGCCGCCCCTGTTGTACGGCGCGGGTCTGAATCTGTTCACCAATCCGCTGATTTCGTTCTTCATGAACAATCTCGGCGCCTATCGGGTGGACCGCAAGAAGACCGCGGGCATCTACAAGGAAGTACTCAAAGAGTACGCGACGGTGGCGATGGAGATGGGCTACCACAACCTCTTTTTTCCGGGCGGAACTCGAAGTCGCTCCGGGGCGGTGGAAGGCAAGTTGAAGAAGGGCCTGCTCGGCACCGCTGTGACGGCCTACATCAACAACCTCAAGCACGAACGCATGCGGCCGAACGTCTATATCGTCCCCTGCACCATCAGCTACGATCTGGTGCTGGAGGCGGAGACGCTGATAGACGACTACCTCAAGGAGGTGGGAAAGAGCCGCTACATCATCGAGGACGACGAGTTCAGCAAGCCGCGACGCATCCTCAACTTCATGAGCGAGATCGCCTCCTTGGATGGGCGCATCGCGGTCACCTTCGGGCGCCCCCTGGACATCGTGGGGAACTACGTTGACCAGGAGGGGCGCAGCCTCGACCCAAGAGGCCGGGTCGTTGACACCCGGAGCTACGTACTGAAAAACGGCGTGCCTGAGCACGACCACCAGCGTGACCAGGAATACACCCAGGAAATCGCTGACGCGGTGGTTCGGGGCCTGCGCGAGAACAACGTGGTGATGAGCACCAATATCGTCGCCTTCAGCCTGATGCGCATGCTCAAGCAAAAGAACCCAGGGATGGACCTGTATCGCCTGCTACGCACGGGCGGCAGCACACCGTCATTTCCCCACGGCGACGTCGTCCGCGAAACAGCCGCCACGATCGAACTGGTGCAGGCCGCGGAGCAACCGCGACTCGCCGACGAGGTGCGCTCTGCGACCGCGCTTGCGGTGGTGGACGACGCCTTGCGGCACTTCGAGAGCTATCACACGCACCCTGTCGCCGAGCGGCGAGGTGACCGCGTTTTCCACGAGGATCGCAACCTCCTCTTGTACTACGCGAATCGCCTGTCAGGGTACGACCTCACGCGCCAGGCGTCCCTGAGAGTAGATGGTGGAGCTCAAGCTTCCGCGGCGGAGCAAGGAGCAGCACGATGA